One window of the Bos indicus x Bos taurus breed Angus x Brahman F1 hybrid chromosome 8, Bos_hybrid_MaternalHap_v2.0, whole genome shotgun sequence genome contains the following:
- the PHYHIP gene encoding phytanoyl-CoA hydroxylase-interacting protein has product MELLSTPHSIEVSNITCDSFRISWTMENSDLERVTHYFIDLNKKENKNSNKFKHRDVPTKLVAKAVPLPMTVRGHWFLSPRTEYSVAVQTAVKQSDGEYLVSGWSETVEFCTGDYAKEHLAQLQEKAEQIAGRMLRFSVFYRNHHKEYFQHARTHCGNMLQPYLKDNSGSHGSPTSGMLHGVFFSCNTEFNTGQPPQDSPYGRWRFQIPAQRLFNPSTNLYFADFYCMYTAYHYAILVLAPKGSLGDRFCRDRLPLLDIACNKFLTCSVEDGELVFRHAQDLILEIIYTEPVDLSLGTLGEISGHQLMSLSTADAKKDPSCKTCNISVGR; this is encoded by the exons ATGGAGCTGCTGTCCACGCCCCACAGCATCGAGGTCAGCAACATCACCTGCGACTCCTTCCGCATCTCCTGGACCATGGAGAACAGTGACCTGGAGAGGGTCACCCACTACTTCATCGACCTGAACAAGAAGGAGAATAAGAACTCCAACAAGTTCAAGCACCGG GATGTCCCCACCAAGCTTGTTGCCAAGGCTGTGCCACTGCCTATGACGGTGAGAGGCCACTGGTTCCTGAGTCCCCGCACTGAATACAGTGTGGCAGTGCAGACTGCTGTGAAGCAGAGCGACGGGGAGTACCTGGTGTCTGGCTGGAGTGAGACGGTCGAGTTCTGCACTGGGG ATTATGCCAAGGAGCACCTGGCCCAGCTACAGGAGAAGGCTGAGCAGATTGCAGGCCGCATGCTCCGCTTCTCTGTCTTCTACCGCAACCATCACAAGGAGTACTTCCAGCACGCCAG GACCCACTGCGGGAACATGCTGCAACCCTACCTGAAGGACAACAGCGGCAGCCACGGCTCCCCAACCAGCGGCATGCTCCACGGTGTCTTCTTCAGCTGCAATACGGAGTTCAACACTGGCCAGCCCCCGCAGGACTCCCCCTACGGCCGCTGGCGCTTCCAGATCCCCGCCCAGCGCCTTTTCAACCCCAGCACCAACCTCTACTTTGCGGACTTCTACTGTATGTACACGGCCTACCACTATGCCATCCTGGTGCTGGCCCCCAAGGGTTCTCTGGGGGACCGCTTCTGCCGCGACCGTCTGCCTCTCCTGGACATTGCCTGCAACAAGTTCCTGACCTGCAGCGTGGAGGATGGGGAGCTGGTCTTCCGCCATGCCCAGGACCTCATCCTGGAGATCATCTACACCGAGCCGGTTGACCTGTCCCTGGGCACCCTGGGGGAGATCAGCGGGCACCAGCTGATGAGCCTGTCCACCGCCGACGCCAAGAAAGACCCCAGCTGCAAGACCTGCAACATCAGCGTGGGCCGCTAG